A genomic segment from Glycine soja cultivar W05 chromosome 20, ASM419377v2, whole genome shotgun sequence encodes:
- the LOC114403760 gene encoding alcohol dehydrogenase-like 7 isoform X2: protein MKDDKQAPVPASTTEGQPIRSAVSRRAGEPLVIEDIIVAPPKPREARIRIICSSLCHSDITLRNLQDPPAIFPRILGHEATGVVESVGKDVTEVTKGDVVIPVILPECGECIDCKSTKSNRCTNFPFKVSPWMPRDGTTRFTGQNGEIIYHFLFISSFSEYTVVDIANLIKIDPEIPPDRACLLGCGVSTGVGAAWRTAGVEPGSTVAIFGLGSIGLAVAEGARLCGATRIIGVDINPEKFEIGKKFGVTDFVNAGECGGKPVGQVIIEITDGGADYCFECVGMASLVHEAYASCRKGWGKTIVLGVDKPGARINLSSYEVLHDGKSLMGSLFGGLKPKSHVPILLKRYMDKELQLDKFVTHEVEFKDINKAFDLLSKGECLRCVIWMDK, encoded by the exons ATGAAAGATGACAAACAGGCTCCAGTTCCTGCTTCTACAACCGAAGGACAACCTATACGAT CGGCGGTTTCTAGAAGAGCTGGTGAGCCGTTGGTTATTGAGGACATCATTGTGGCGCCGCCAAAGCCTCGTGAGGCTCGGATTCGTATTATTTGTTCCTCTCTCTGCCACAGCGACATCACACTTCGGAACCTTcag GACCCTCCTGCCATTTTCCCAAGGATTCTAGGTCATGAGGCAACTGG GGTTGTGGAAAGTGTTGGGAAGGATGTAACTGAAGTTACAAAAGGTGATGTGGTAATTCCAGTTATCCTACCAGAATGTGGGGAGTGCATAGATTGCAAATCAACCAAGAGCAACCGGTGCACTAATTTTCCTTTCAAGGTGTCTCCTTGGATGCCTCGAGATGGCACCACAAGATTCACTGGCCAAAATGGAGAGATCATATACCATTTCTTGTTTATTTCAAGTTTCAGTGAGTACACTGTGGTGGACATTGCTAATCTGATAAAGATTGATCCAGAAATTCCTCCTGACAGAGCATGCCTTCTCGGATGTGGTGTTTCAACAG GGGTAGGTGCTGCTTGGAGAACTGCAGGTGTGGAACCCGGGTCAACAGTAGCTATTTTTGGGTTGGGATCTATTGGATTAGCT GTTGCAGAGGGAGCTAGACTTTGTGGAGCAACTAGGATTATAGGTGTGGACATCAACCCAGAAAAGTTTGAAATTG GAAAGAAGTTTGGAGTCACAGACTTTGTCAATGCTGGAGAATGTGGGGGCAAACCTGTTGGCCAG GTTATCATAGAGATAACTGATGGGGGAGCGGATTATTGCTTTGAATGTGTTGGTATGGCATCATTGGTGCATGAAGCATATGCTTCTTGTAGAAAG GGTTGGGGAAAAACAATTGTTTTAGGAGTGGACAAGCCCGGAGCTAGGATAAACCTCAGTTCTTACGAGGTCCTTCATGATGGAAAGAGCCTCATGGGATCCTTATTTGGAGGTCTCAAACCCAAGTCTCATGTACCCATTCTCCTTAAACGTTACATGGACAAG GAATTGCAGTTGGATAAATTTGTCACTCATGAGGTGGAGTTTAAGGACATCAATAAAGCTTTTGATTTATTGAGTAAAGGAGAGTGTCTTCGATGTGTGATTTGGATGGATAAATGA
- the LOC114403760 gene encoding alcohol dehydrogenase-like 7 isoform X1 has product MKDDKQAPVPASTTEGQPIRCKAAVSRRAGEPLVIEDIIVAPPKPREARIRIICSSLCHSDITLRNLQDPPAIFPRILGHEATGVVESVGKDVTEVTKGDVVIPVILPECGECIDCKSTKSNRCTNFPFKVSPWMPRDGTTRFTGQNGEIIYHFLFISSFSEYTVVDIANLIKIDPEIPPDRACLLGCGVSTGVGAAWRTAGVEPGSTVAIFGLGSIGLAVAEGARLCGATRIIGVDINPEKFEIGKKFGVTDFVNAGECGGKPVGQVIIEITDGGADYCFECVGMASLVHEAYASCRKGWGKTIVLGVDKPGARINLSSYEVLHDGKSLMGSLFGGLKPKSHVPILLKRYMDKELQLDKFVTHEVEFKDINKAFDLLSKGECLRCVIWMDK; this is encoded by the exons ATGAAAGATGACAAACAGGCTCCAGTTCCTGCTTCTACAACCGAAGGACAACCTATACGATGTAAAG CGGCGGTTTCTAGAAGAGCTGGTGAGCCGTTGGTTATTGAGGACATCATTGTGGCGCCGCCAAAGCCTCGTGAGGCTCGGATTCGTATTATTTGTTCCTCTCTCTGCCACAGCGACATCACACTTCGGAACCTTcag GACCCTCCTGCCATTTTCCCAAGGATTCTAGGTCATGAGGCAACTGG GGTTGTGGAAAGTGTTGGGAAGGATGTAACTGAAGTTACAAAAGGTGATGTGGTAATTCCAGTTATCCTACCAGAATGTGGGGAGTGCATAGATTGCAAATCAACCAAGAGCAACCGGTGCACTAATTTTCCTTTCAAGGTGTCTCCTTGGATGCCTCGAGATGGCACCACAAGATTCACTGGCCAAAATGGAGAGATCATATACCATTTCTTGTTTATTTCAAGTTTCAGTGAGTACACTGTGGTGGACATTGCTAATCTGATAAAGATTGATCCAGAAATTCCTCCTGACAGAGCATGCCTTCTCGGATGTGGTGTTTCAACAG GGGTAGGTGCTGCTTGGAGAACTGCAGGTGTGGAACCCGGGTCAACAGTAGCTATTTTTGGGTTGGGATCTATTGGATTAGCT GTTGCAGAGGGAGCTAGACTTTGTGGAGCAACTAGGATTATAGGTGTGGACATCAACCCAGAAAAGTTTGAAATTG GAAAGAAGTTTGGAGTCACAGACTTTGTCAATGCTGGAGAATGTGGGGGCAAACCTGTTGGCCAG GTTATCATAGAGATAACTGATGGGGGAGCGGATTATTGCTTTGAATGTGTTGGTATGGCATCATTGGTGCATGAAGCATATGCTTCTTGTAGAAAG GGTTGGGGAAAAACAATTGTTTTAGGAGTGGACAAGCCCGGAGCTAGGATAAACCTCAGTTCTTACGAGGTCCTTCATGATGGAAAGAGCCTCATGGGATCCTTATTTGGAGGTCTCAAACCCAAGTCTCATGTACCCATTCTCCTTAAACGTTACATGGACAAG GAATTGCAGTTGGATAAATTTGTCACTCATGAGGTGGAGTTTAAGGACATCAATAAAGCTTTTGATTTATTGAGTAAAGGAGAGTGTCTTCGATGTGTGATTTGGATGGATAAATGA
- the LOC114403760 gene encoding alcohol dehydrogenase-like 7 isoform X3: MKDDKQAPVPASTTEGQPIRCKAAVSRRAGEPLVIEDIIVAPPKPREARIRIICSSLCHSDITLRNLQDPPAIFPRILGHEATGVVESVGKDVTEVTKGDVVIPVILPECGECIDCKSTKSNRCTNFPFKVSPWMPRDGTTRFTGQNGEIIYHFLFISSFSEYTVVDIANLIKIDPEIPPDRACLLGCGVSTGVGAAWRTAGVEPGSTVAIFGLGSIGLAVAEGARLCGATRIIGVDINPEKFEIGKKFGVTDFVNAGECGGKPVGQVIIEITDGGADYCFECVGMASLVHEAYASCRKGWGKTIVLGVDKPGARINLSSYEVLHDGKSLMGSLFGGLKPKSHVPILLKRYMDKTSNFKMIGVAKQHQGLFHL, translated from the exons ATGAAAGATGACAAACAGGCTCCAGTTCCTGCTTCTACAACCGAAGGACAACCTATACGATGTAAAG CGGCGGTTTCTAGAAGAGCTGGTGAGCCGTTGGTTATTGAGGACATCATTGTGGCGCCGCCAAAGCCTCGTGAGGCTCGGATTCGTATTATTTGTTCCTCTCTCTGCCACAGCGACATCACACTTCGGAACCTTcag GACCCTCCTGCCATTTTCCCAAGGATTCTAGGTCATGAGGCAACTGG GGTTGTGGAAAGTGTTGGGAAGGATGTAACTGAAGTTACAAAAGGTGATGTGGTAATTCCAGTTATCCTACCAGAATGTGGGGAGTGCATAGATTGCAAATCAACCAAGAGCAACCGGTGCACTAATTTTCCTTTCAAGGTGTCTCCTTGGATGCCTCGAGATGGCACCACAAGATTCACTGGCCAAAATGGAGAGATCATATACCATTTCTTGTTTATTTCAAGTTTCAGTGAGTACACTGTGGTGGACATTGCTAATCTGATAAAGATTGATCCAGAAATTCCTCCTGACAGAGCATGCCTTCTCGGATGTGGTGTTTCAACAG GGGTAGGTGCTGCTTGGAGAACTGCAGGTGTGGAACCCGGGTCAACAGTAGCTATTTTTGGGTTGGGATCTATTGGATTAGCT GTTGCAGAGGGAGCTAGACTTTGTGGAGCAACTAGGATTATAGGTGTGGACATCAACCCAGAAAAGTTTGAAATTG GAAAGAAGTTTGGAGTCACAGACTTTGTCAATGCTGGAGAATGTGGGGGCAAACCTGTTGGCCAG GTTATCATAGAGATAACTGATGGGGGAGCGGATTATTGCTTTGAATGTGTTGGTATGGCATCATTGGTGCATGAAGCATATGCTTCTTGTAGAAAG GGTTGGGGAAAAACAATTGTTTTAGGAGTGGACAAGCCCGGAGCTAGGATAAACCTCAGTTCTTACGAGGTCCTTCATGATGGAAAGAGCCTCATGGGATCCTTATTTGGAGGTCTCAAACCCAAGTCTCATGTACCCATTCTCCTTAAACGTTACATGGACAAG
- the LOC114401860 gene encoding uncharacterized protein LOC114401860 produces the protein MNSNQTVVQTYNKTTYLNCTTDYSDNGTFVYNGGSRGFGEALTVIVPLTIVGLNYFFSDAGGGVQCQRSLAFEIDVQRGLSLPPSLNQPPYQEPPGPDATQSSSITVAQSPSSGTFARWSSSAEMRSFH, from the coding sequence ATGAACTCGAACCAAACGGTAGTTCAGACATACAATAAGACAACCTACCTGAACTGCACCACTGATTATTCCGACAATGGAACCTTCGTGTACAACGGCGGAAGCCGTGGTTTCGGCGAAGCATTGACCGTCATTGTTCCGTTGACCATAGTTGGACTGAACTACTTCTTCTCCGACGCCGGCGGTGGTGTGCAGTGCCAGCGCAGCTTGGCCTTCGAGATCGACGTCCAGCGCGGCCTCAGCTTGCCGCCGAGTCTGAACCAGCCGCCATACCAGGAGCCTCCGGGTCCCGACGCCACTCAATCTTCGTCGATCACGGTGGCGCAGTCTCCCAGCAGTGGCACTTTCGCGAGGTGGAGCTCCTCGGCGGAGATGAGGTCGTTTCACTAG